In Atribacterota bacterium, the genomic stretch AGAGTATATAAGGTTAATTACCAGTGACCCGAGGAGAAAATATGTTACTATAATAGTAGAGGGATATATCACAGAAGGGAATAATTCTGTTTTGATATCCCATTTAGAAAACACTATATTGGAAGGCGATGATGAAACAAAATTTTATGAAGCCAGATTTATAGTAAAAAATAATAGTAATGAACCGGTACAGATAGTGTCTGTCGAATCTTCAGTTGATTACCTTGAGCCTGTAAATAATGAAAAGATTTTACTGCTACCTGGCAAAGAACAGGAGCTTGTTGTTAAGATTAGTAAAGACAATATAACCGATTTATACATTGGTGAAAAGTTACAAGAGTATATTTATCTGAATATAGCATTACCTGTCAATATTGGATCATAAATTTGGTACAATAAAATAAGTAAATAAAAATAAAAAACAGGAAAAATTTTATGAAAAAATATATAAAGATATTCAGTGCATTATCTGACCAGACACGCCTGCGAATTTATATGATTCTGATAGAAGGAGAGCTTTGCGTATGTGAGCTTACCTGTTCATTAGATATGGAGCAGTCCAGGATTTCTCACAGTTTGAAGGTACTTAAAGAAGCAGGATTAATATATTCCAGAAGAGTAGGGAAATGGATGTTTTACTCCCTTTCTTCAAATCAAAAATACAATTGGCTATCAACAGGAATTAAAGAAAATTTGAAGATATTGAAAGAAGATAAAAGACGTCTACAGCAATGCAGGGATGACAATATCAGGGAAAAGTGTCAATGTCAAATATACTGATTTCACCGCTCTTATTTCGAAAAATTATTATGCAACTTTTATTTCCACCAGGTGGTATTATTCTATCTATTTTACTGATCGGGGTGCTTTTTCTTTGTAATAAAAAGAAGTTAGCAACTATCCTAATGCTTTTTTTAATGATATTCCTTTATTTATTAAGCTCCTGGTTTGGTGAATATATTTTCCTGCGGCCATTAGAGGATGATTATGGGTTCCTACAGGAAAATACCATGGAGGATATGAACTTAGCCAATCCGGTTTTAGTAGTATTGAGTGGGGGTATTACGGAGGAGAGTTTATCCGGTAAAGCTGAGATAGGAGAAATAACGTTAGCCCGTTTGTACGGAGCATACCTTATTTATAACCGGAGCAAATATCCCATTTGGGTAACCGGAGGAATTCTATTTAATCATAAAGGTGCAACTTCCTCGGCTACTATTATGAAACAGGTATTGATTAATCTGGGAGTCCCGTTTGACAATGTATTTATCGAGGAAAAATCAAGAACTACTTACGAAAATGCCATTTTTACCATTGAAGAGATTAAAAAACAAGGTTATAAGGAGATTATTCTG encodes the following:
- a CDS encoding metalloregulator ArsR/SmtB family transcription factor, producing MKKYIKIFSALSDQTRLRIYMILIEGELCVCELTCSLDMEQSRISHSLKVLKEAGLIYSRRVGKWMFYSLSSNQKYNWLSTGIKENLKILKEDKRRLQQCRDDNIREKCQCQIY
- a CDS encoding YdcF family protein → MSNILISPLLFRKIIMQLLFPPGGIILSILLIGVLFLCNKKKLATILMLFLMIFLYLLSSWFGEYIFLRPLEDDYGFLQENTMEDMNLANPVLVVLSGGITEESLSGKAEIGEITLARLYGAYLIYNRSKYPIWVTGGILFNHKGATSSATIMKQVLINLGVPFDNVFIEEKSRTTYENAIFTIEEIKKQGYKEIILVTSALHMRRSVQSFEDDQLTIIPAPVNYLFENKNPGILSILPNRESWEHNLRALHEWIGLLYYRIL